One Amaranthus tricolor cultivar Red isolate AtriRed21 chromosome 1, ASM2621246v1, whole genome shotgun sequence DNA window includes the following coding sequences:
- the LOC130825736 gene encoding DEAD-box ATP-dependent RNA helicase 58, chloroplastic-like isoform X2 → MVALSLDPINSFQQIILNLLMLSPPLDLLLLNSGLQQHFVNCVKVMYLTTSSKGSGKTLTYLLLVYSTINTQKASVQALIVVPTRELGMQVTKVARMLAAKPTDNGSEQQKSCTVMALLDGGMLKRHRMWLKADPPIIVVATVTSLCQMLEKHALDLGAMRVLVIDEVDFMFNSARQVSSLRKLLTSYSSCQSRQTVFASASIPQHRHFLHECVQQKWTKSNVVHVHVNPVEPMPARLHHRFMICSRNQKFQAILSLLQLDKPDSAILFVNEQSEKSKRAGDTPTTTLLIDFLKSSCEGFSDIALLEEDQNFNSRAASLLEVRKKRRYLLVSTDLAARGVDLAETTHIYNIDLPKSAVHYLHRAGRTGRKPFSEDKCFVTSLIVREEQFVLKRFQHELKFQCEELFL, encoded by the exons ATGGTAGCCTTAAGCTTAGATCCAATCAATTCTTTCCAACAAATCATTCTAAATTTGTTAATGCTTTCACCGCCATTGGATCTTTTGTTGCTCAACTCCGGACTTCAGCAACACTTCGTCAATTGTGTGAAGGTCATGTACCTGACCACGTCCTCCAAAG GCTCTGGGAAGACCTTGACATATCTACTTTTAGTATATTCAACAATCAATACCCAAAAAGCTTCTGTTCAAGCATTAATTGTGGTGCCAACAAGGGAACTTGGTATGCAA GTTACAAAAGTTGCACGAATGTTGGCAGCAAAGCCCACAGATAATGGATCAGAGCAGCAGAAATCATGCACGGTCATGGCCCTATTAGATGGAGGAATGTTGAAAAGGCACAGAATGTGGCTAAAG GCAGATCCTCCAATCATTGTGGTGGCTACTGTGACAAGTTTGTGTCAAATGCTTGAGAAACATGCTTTAGATCTTGGCGCAATGAGAGTTCTCGTAATTGATGAg GTTGACTTCATGTTTAATTCCGCCAGACAAGTTAGTTCCCTGCGAAAATTGCTAACATCTTATTCATCATGTCAATCTCGCCAAACTGTATTTGCCAGTGCATCGATTCCTCAGCATAGGCACTTTCTGCATGAGTGTGTACAGCAGAAATGGACCAAA AGCAATGTTGTCCATGTCCATGTTAATCCAGTTGAACCGATGCCTGCACGCCTGCATCATAGATTTATG ATTTGTTCGAGAAACCAGAAATTTCAAGCTATTTTATCCTTGTTACAATTGGATAAGCCTGATTCTGCAATACTTTTTGTCAATGAACAG TCAGAGAAGTCAAAAAGGGCAGGGGATACGCCAACAACTACTCTGCtaattgactttttaaaaaGCTCTTGTGAAGGATTTTCCGATATTGCACTTCTAGAGGAAGATCAGAATTTCAATTCGCGAGCAGCTTCTCTCTTG GAGGTTAGAAAGAAAAGGCGGTATCTTCTTGTGTCAACGGATCTAGCAGCAAGAGGAGTCGACCTAGCGGAGACGACTCATATTTACAACATTGATTTGCCAAAAAGTGCCGTTCACTATCTACATCGAGCTGGGAGGACAGGTAGGAAGCCGTTCTCAGAAGACAAATGCTTTGTGACGAGTTTAATAGTTCGTGAGGAACAATTTGTCTTAAAACGCTTTCAACATGAACTGAAGTTTCAATGTGAAGAGCTTTTCCTCTAA
- the LOC130825736 gene encoding DEAD-box ATP-dependent RNA helicase 58, chloroplastic-like isoform X3, translating into MEEIGFHTPAEVQQQGLPVLFSGCDCVLHAQTGSGKTLTYLLLVYSTINTQKASVQALIVVPTRELGMQVTKVARMLAAKPTDNGSEQQKSCTVMALLDGGMLKRHRMWLKADPPIIVVATVTSLCQMLEKHALDLGAMRVLVIDEVDFMFNSARQVSSLRKLLTSYSSCQSRQTVFASASIPQHRHFLHECVQQKWTKSNVVHVHVNPVEPMPARLHHRFMICSRNQKFQAILSLLQLDKPDSAILFVNEQSEKSKRAGDTPTTTLLIDFLKSSCEGFSDIALLEEDQNFNSRAASLLEVRKKRRYLLVSTDLAARGVDLAETTHIYNIDLPKSAVHYLHRAGRTGRKPFSEDKCFVTSLIVREEQFVLKRFQHELKFQCEELFL; encoded by the exons ATGGAAGAAATTGGATTCCACACACCAGCAGAGGTGCAGCAACAAGGTCTTCCAGTACTTTTTTCCGGATGTGATTGTGTGCTGCATGCTCAG ACAGGCTCTGGGAAGACCTTGACATATCTACTTTTAGTATATTCAACAATCAATACCCAAAAAGCTTCTGTTCAAGCATTAATTGTGGTGCCAACAAGGGAACTTGGTATGCAA GTTACAAAAGTTGCACGAATGTTGGCAGCAAAGCCCACAGATAATGGATCAGAGCAGCAGAAATCATGCACGGTCATGGCCCTATTAGATGGAGGAATGTTGAAAAGGCACAGAATGTGGCTAAAG GCAGATCCTCCAATCATTGTGGTGGCTACTGTGACAAGTTTGTGTCAAATGCTTGAGAAACATGCTTTAGATCTTGGCGCAATGAGAGTTCTCGTAATTGATGAg GTTGACTTCATGTTTAATTCCGCCAGACAAGTTAGTTCCCTGCGAAAATTGCTAACATCTTATTCATCATGTCAATCTCGCCAAACTGTATTTGCCAGTGCATCGATTCCTCAGCATAGGCACTTTCTGCATGAGTGTGTACAGCAGAAATGGACCAAA AGCAATGTTGTCCATGTCCATGTTAATCCAGTTGAACCGATGCCTGCACGCCTGCATCATAGATTTATG ATTTGTTCGAGAAACCAGAAATTTCAAGCTATTTTATCCTTGTTACAATTGGATAAGCCTGATTCTGCAATACTTTTTGTCAATGAACAG TCAGAGAAGTCAAAAAGGGCAGGGGATACGCCAACAACTACTCTGCtaattgactttttaaaaaGCTCTTGTGAAGGATTTTCCGATATTGCACTTCTAGAGGAAGATCAGAATTTCAATTCGCGAGCAGCTTCTCTCTTG GAGGTTAGAAAGAAAAGGCGGTATCTTCTTGTGTCAACGGATCTAGCAGCAAGAGGAGTCGACCTAGCGGAGACGACTCATATTTACAACATTGATTTGCCAAAAAGTGCCGTTCACTATCTACATCGAGCTGGGAGGACAGGTAGGAAGCCGTTCTCAGAAGACAAATGCTTTGTGACGAGTTTAATAGTTCGTGAGGAACAATTTGTCTTAAAACGCTTTCAACATGAACTGAAGTTTCAATGTGAAGAGCTTTTCCTCTAA
- the LOC130825736 gene encoding DEAD-box ATP-dependent RNA helicase 58, chloroplastic-like isoform X4, producing the protein MKQHFVNCVKVMYLTTSSKGSGKTLTYLLLVYSTINTQKASVQALIVVPTRELGMQVTKVARMLAAKPTDNGSEQQKSCTVMALLDGGMLKRHRMWLKADPPIIVVATVTSLCQMLEKHALDLGAMRVLVIDEVDFMFNSARQVSSLRKLLTSYSSCQSRQTVFASASIPQHRHFLHECVQQKWTKSNVVHVHVNPVEPMPARLHHRFMICSRNQKFQAILSLLQLDKPDSAILFVNEQSEKSKRAGDTPTTTLLIDFLKSSCEGFSDIALLEEDQNFNSRAASLLEVRKKRRYLLVSTDLAARGVDLAETTHIYNIDLPKSAVHYLHRAGRTGRKPFSEDKCFVTSLIVREEQFVLKRFQHELKFQCEELFL; encoded by the exons atgaag CAACACTTCGTCAATTGTGTGAAGGTCATGTACCTGACCACGTCCTCCAAAG GCTCTGGGAAGACCTTGACATATCTACTTTTAGTATATTCAACAATCAATACCCAAAAAGCTTCTGTTCAAGCATTAATTGTGGTGCCAACAAGGGAACTTGGTATGCAA GTTACAAAAGTTGCACGAATGTTGGCAGCAAAGCCCACAGATAATGGATCAGAGCAGCAGAAATCATGCACGGTCATGGCCCTATTAGATGGAGGAATGTTGAAAAGGCACAGAATGTGGCTAAAG GCAGATCCTCCAATCATTGTGGTGGCTACTGTGACAAGTTTGTGTCAAATGCTTGAGAAACATGCTTTAGATCTTGGCGCAATGAGAGTTCTCGTAATTGATGAg GTTGACTTCATGTTTAATTCCGCCAGACAAGTTAGTTCCCTGCGAAAATTGCTAACATCTTATTCATCATGTCAATCTCGCCAAACTGTATTTGCCAGTGCATCGATTCCTCAGCATAGGCACTTTCTGCATGAGTGTGTACAGCAGAAATGGACCAAA AGCAATGTTGTCCATGTCCATGTTAATCCAGTTGAACCGATGCCTGCACGCCTGCATCATAGATTTATG ATTTGTTCGAGAAACCAGAAATTTCAAGCTATTTTATCCTTGTTACAATTGGATAAGCCTGATTCTGCAATACTTTTTGTCAATGAACAG TCAGAGAAGTCAAAAAGGGCAGGGGATACGCCAACAACTACTCTGCtaattgactttttaaaaaGCTCTTGTGAAGGATTTTCCGATATTGCACTTCTAGAGGAAGATCAGAATTTCAATTCGCGAGCAGCTTCTCTCTTG GAGGTTAGAAAGAAAAGGCGGTATCTTCTTGTGTCAACGGATCTAGCAGCAAGAGGAGTCGACCTAGCGGAGACGACTCATATTTACAACATTGATTTGCCAAAAAGTGCCGTTCACTATCTACATCGAGCTGGGAGGACAGGTAGGAAGCCGTTCTCAGAAGACAAATGCTTTGTGACGAGTTTAATAGTTCGTGAGGAACAATTTGTCTTAAAACGCTTTCAACATGAACTGAAGTTTCAATGTGAAGAGCTTTTCCTCTAA
- the LOC130825736 gene encoding DEAD-box ATP-dependent RNA helicase 58, chloroplastic-like isoform X1, which produces MAAFFSSSHLLLQFSFSPSLSFQNGSLKLRSNQFFPTNHSKFVNAFTAIGSFVAQLRTSATLRQLCEGHVPDHVLQRMEEIGFHTPAEVQQQGLPVLFSGCDCVLHAQTGSGKTLTYLLLVYSTINTQKASVQALIVVPTRELGMQVTKVARMLAAKPTDNGSEQQKSCTVMALLDGGMLKRHRMWLKADPPIIVVATVTSLCQMLEKHALDLGAMRVLVIDEVDFMFNSARQVSSLRKLLTSYSSCQSRQTVFASASIPQHRHFLHECVQQKWTKSNVVHVHVNPVEPMPARLHHRFMICSRNQKFQAILSLLQLDKPDSAILFVNEQSEKSKRAGDTPTTTLLIDFLKSSCEGFSDIALLEEDQNFNSRAASLLEVRKKRRYLLVSTDLAARGVDLAETTHIYNIDLPKSAVHYLHRAGRTGRKPFSEDKCFVTSLIVREEQFVLKRFQHELKFQCEELFL; this is translated from the exons ATGGCTGCTTTTTTCTCTTCATCTCATCTACTtttacaattttctttttcaccAAGTCTTTCCTTTCAAAATGGTAGCCTTAAGCTTAGATCCAATCAATTCTTTCCAACAAATCATTCTAAATTTGTTAATGCTTTCACCGCCATTGGATCTTTTGTTGCTCAACTCCGGACTTCAGCAACACTTCGTCAATTGTGTGAAGGTCATGTACCTGACCACGTCCTCCAAAG GATGGAAGAAATTGGATTCCACACACCAGCAGAGGTGCAGCAACAAGGTCTTCCAGTACTTTTTTCCGGATGTGATTGTGTGCTGCATGCTCAG ACAGGCTCTGGGAAGACCTTGACATATCTACTTTTAGTATATTCAACAATCAATACCCAAAAAGCTTCTGTTCAAGCATTAATTGTGGTGCCAACAAGGGAACTTGGTATGCAA GTTACAAAAGTTGCACGAATGTTGGCAGCAAAGCCCACAGATAATGGATCAGAGCAGCAGAAATCATGCACGGTCATGGCCCTATTAGATGGAGGAATGTTGAAAAGGCACAGAATGTGGCTAAAG GCAGATCCTCCAATCATTGTGGTGGCTACTGTGACAAGTTTGTGTCAAATGCTTGAGAAACATGCTTTAGATCTTGGCGCAATGAGAGTTCTCGTAATTGATGAg GTTGACTTCATGTTTAATTCCGCCAGACAAGTTAGTTCCCTGCGAAAATTGCTAACATCTTATTCATCATGTCAATCTCGCCAAACTGTATTTGCCAGTGCATCGATTCCTCAGCATAGGCACTTTCTGCATGAGTGTGTACAGCAGAAATGGACCAAA AGCAATGTTGTCCATGTCCATGTTAATCCAGTTGAACCGATGCCTGCACGCCTGCATCATAGATTTATG ATTTGTTCGAGAAACCAGAAATTTCAAGCTATTTTATCCTTGTTACAATTGGATAAGCCTGATTCTGCAATACTTTTTGTCAATGAACAG TCAGAGAAGTCAAAAAGGGCAGGGGATACGCCAACAACTACTCTGCtaattgactttttaaaaaGCTCTTGTGAAGGATTTTCCGATATTGCACTTCTAGAGGAAGATCAGAATTTCAATTCGCGAGCAGCTTCTCTCTTG GAGGTTAGAAAGAAAAGGCGGTATCTTCTTGTGTCAACGGATCTAGCAGCAAGAGGAGTCGACCTAGCGGAGACGACTCATATTTACAACATTGATTTGCCAAAAAGTGCCGTTCACTATCTACATCGAGCTGGGAGGACAGGTAGGAAGCCGTTCTCAGAAGACAAATGCTTTGTGACGAGTTTAATAGTTCGTGAGGAACAATTTGTCTTAAAACGCTTTCAACATGAACTGAAGTTTCAATGTGAAGAGCTTTTCCTCTAA
- the LOC130825736 gene encoding DEAD-box ATP-dependent RNA helicase 58, chloroplastic-like isoform X5, producing the protein MQVTKVARMLAAKPTDNGSEQQKSCTVMALLDGGMLKRHRMWLKADPPIIVVATVTSLCQMLEKHALDLGAMRVLVIDEVDFMFNSARQVSSLRKLLTSYSSCQSRQTVFASASIPQHRHFLHECVQQKWTKSNVVHVHVNPVEPMPARLHHRFMICSRNQKFQAILSLLQLDKPDSAILFVNEQSEKSKRAGDTPTTTLLIDFLKSSCEGFSDIALLEEDQNFNSRAASLLEVRKKRRYLLVSTDLAARGVDLAETTHIYNIDLPKSAVHYLHRAGRTGRKPFSEDKCFVTSLIVREEQFVLKRFQHELKFQCEELFL; encoded by the exons ATGCAA GTTACAAAAGTTGCACGAATGTTGGCAGCAAAGCCCACAGATAATGGATCAGAGCAGCAGAAATCATGCACGGTCATGGCCCTATTAGATGGAGGAATGTTGAAAAGGCACAGAATGTGGCTAAAG GCAGATCCTCCAATCATTGTGGTGGCTACTGTGACAAGTTTGTGTCAAATGCTTGAGAAACATGCTTTAGATCTTGGCGCAATGAGAGTTCTCGTAATTGATGAg GTTGACTTCATGTTTAATTCCGCCAGACAAGTTAGTTCCCTGCGAAAATTGCTAACATCTTATTCATCATGTCAATCTCGCCAAACTGTATTTGCCAGTGCATCGATTCCTCAGCATAGGCACTTTCTGCATGAGTGTGTACAGCAGAAATGGACCAAA AGCAATGTTGTCCATGTCCATGTTAATCCAGTTGAACCGATGCCTGCACGCCTGCATCATAGATTTATG ATTTGTTCGAGAAACCAGAAATTTCAAGCTATTTTATCCTTGTTACAATTGGATAAGCCTGATTCTGCAATACTTTTTGTCAATGAACAG TCAGAGAAGTCAAAAAGGGCAGGGGATACGCCAACAACTACTCTGCtaattgactttttaaaaaGCTCTTGTGAAGGATTTTCCGATATTGCACTTCTAGAGGAAGATCAGAATTTCAATTCGCGAGCAGCTTCTCTCTTG GAGGTTAGAAAGAAAAGGCGGTATCTTCTTGTGTCAACGGATCTAGCAGCAAGAGGAGTCGACCTAGCGGAGACGACTCATATTTACAACATTGATTTGCCAAAAAGTGCCGTTCACTATCTACATCGAGCTGGGAGGACAGGTAGGAAGCCGTTCTCAGAAGACAAATGCTTTGTGACGAGTTTAATAGTTCGTGAGGAACAATTTGTCTTAAAACGCTTTCAACATGAACTGAAGTTTCAATGTGAAGAGCTTTTCCTCTAA